One segment of Thermosynechococcus sp. HN-54 DNA contains the following:
- a CDS encoding DUF2854 domain-containing protein, whose translation MLGSVSLGTLGLIVGSLLTVVGVAAYATGNATLNLAGFFYGVPLLLGGLALKAAELKPVPYREAPTPEVIAARAQATPTQTQIRKDVTRYRYGQEAHLDSTLTSLGLSPSDAERPVLVAIAETLTEGAYTLVLEFDSPAVPLEVWQSKQAKMQRFFGPNINVAIIDRGDNRIAVALIRETVANPVPIH comes from the coding sequence ATGTTGGGGTCGGTTTCGCTGGGGACACTGGGGTTAATTGTGGGGTCATTGCTGACGGTGGTAGGGGTAGCGGCCTATGCCACAGGAAATGCCACGTTGAATCTTGCTGGTTTTTTTTACGGTGTGCCCCTGCTGTTGGGAGGACTTGCTCTTAAGGCGGCGGAACTCAAGCCAGTGCCCTATCGGGAAGCGCCAACTCCAGAGGTAATTGCTGCCCGTGCCCAAGCGACGCCAACCCAAACGCAAATCCGTAAGGATGTCACCCGCTATCGCTATGGCCAAGAAGCACATCTGGACAGTACATTGACGAGTCTGGGACTCAGCCCTTCAGATGCAGAGCGTCCTGTTTTGGTGGCGATCGCCGAAACCTTAACGGAGGGTGCTTACACATTAGTTTTGGAATTTGACTCTCCTGCAGTACCCCTAGAGGTATGGCAGTCTAAGCAAGCGAAAATGCAGCGGTTTTTTGGGCCAAATATCAATGTTGCCATTATCGATCGGGGAGATAACCGCATTGCTGTGGCGCTGATTCGTGAAACAGTGGCCAACCCTGTTCCAATTCACTAG
- the dnaK gene encoding molecular chaperone DnaK: protein MGKVIGIDLGTTNSCVAVLEGGNPVVIPSAEGGRTTPSIVAFGKSGERLVGQLAKRQAVTNAENTVFSIKRFIGRRWEETDQERARVPYTCVPGRDGMVDVQIRDRTYTPQEISAMILQKLKQDAEAYLGEPVTQAVITVPAYFSDAQRQATKDAGAIAGLEVMRIINEPTAASLAYGIDKQDQDQTILVFDLGGGTFDVSILQLGDGVFEVRSTAGNNHLGGDNFDECILDWLLASFKEQEGIDLSKDKMALQRLREAAEKAKVELSGTLSTSINLPFITADETGPKHLEIELTRSKFEELCAHLVQATLEPMQQAIADAGLTVQDIDRVLLVGGSTRIPAIQELVKQFCGRNPDRSVNPDEAVAVGAAIQGGILGKETTVKDLLLLDVTPLSLGLETLGGVFTKIIERNTTLPTSKTQTFSTATDGQTVVEIAVYQGERPMAKDNKQLACFELTGIAPAPRGVPQIDVTFDIDANGILSVSAVDRATGRQQSVRITNRGGLSSMEIERMRQEATIYAQADQIKKEIAELRNQADALLYSYESTIKNHGITLTPDLRARIEPVVQSMQAAMVDDNITPDEIRKRMEALQQALVTLGSVVYQQTAGGSMMTSTPTMGGATISSQATQVLDSDATMISDNEETVVSDYEAVD from the coding sequence ATGGGTAAAGTCATTGGCATTGACCTTGGAACCACCAATAGTTGTGTGGCAGTCTTAGAGGGGGGGAATCCCGTCGTAATTCCCAGTGCAGAGGGCGGGCGCACCACCCCCAGTATTGTCGCCTTTGGCAAATCGGGCGAACGGTTGGTGGGTCAACTAGCCAAGCGGCAAGCCGTCACTAATGCTGAAAACACCGTTTTTAGTATCAAGCGGTTTATTGGTCGCCGCTGGGAGGAAACGGATCAAGAACGTGCCCGGGTGCCCTATACCTGTGTGCCGGGTCGCGATGGCATGGTGGATGTGCAAATTCGCGATCGCACCTATACCCCCCAAGAAATTTCCGCCATGATCCTGCAAAAGCTGAAGCAGGATGCGGAAGCCTATCTGGGGGAACCCGTGACCCAAGCTGTAATTACCGTGCCTGCTTATTTTAGTGATGCGCAGCGCCAAGCCACTAAAGATGCGGGGGCGATCGCTGGCCTTGAGGTAATGCGCATTATCAACGAGCCAACGGCCGCCTCCTTGGCCTACGGCATTGACAAGCAGGATCAAGATCAAACCATTTTGGTTTTTGACCTTGGCGGCGGCACCTTTGATGTCTCGATTCTGCAACTGGGGGATGGCGTCTTTGAGGTGCGCTCCACGGCCGGTAACAATCACCTTGGCGGCGATAACTTTGACGAGTGTATCCTCGATTGGTTGCTGGCCTCCTTCAAGGAACAGGAGGGAATTGATCTCTCGAAAGACAAAATGGCCCTGCAACGCCTGCGGGAGGCCGCCGAAAAAGCCAAAGTTGAGCTATCGGGAACCCTGAGCACCTCAATTAACTTGCCCTTCATTACGGCTGATGAAACCGGTCCGAAGCACCTTGAGATCGAACTCACCCGCAGTAAGTTTGAGGAACTCTGCGCCCACTTGGTTCAGGCCACCCTCGAACCCATGCAGCAGGCGATCGCCGATGCGGGTCTGACCGTTCAGGATATTGACCGCGTCTTACTCGTCGGTGGTTCCACCCGTATTCCTGCGATTCAGGAGTTAGTGAAGCAATTCTGTGGTAGAAATCCCGATCGCTCCGTTAATCCTGATGAAGCAGTTGCCGTAGGGGCGGCCATTCAAGGGGGAATTCTTGGCAAGGAAACGACGGTCAAAGATCTTCTCCTCCTCGATGTCACTCCCCTTTCGCTGGGTTTGGAAACCCTTGGGGGTGTATTTACCAAAATCATTGAACGCAACACTACCCTCCCTACCAGTAAAACGCAGACCTTTTCCACGGCTACCGATGGTCAAACGGTCGTGGAAATTGCTGTCTATCAAGGGGAGCGTCCAATGGCAAAAGATAATAAACAACTGGCCTGCTTTGAGCTTACCGGCATTGCCCCTGCCCCTCGTGGTGTACCGCAAATTGATGTCACGTTTGATATTGATGCCAACGGTATCCTGAGTGTGTCTGCCGTCGATCGCGCCACCGGTCGCCAACAAAGTGTGCGCATTACCAATCGCGGTGGCCTCAGCAGCATGGAAATCGAGCGCATGCGCCAAGAAGCAACGATTTATGCCCAAGCCGACCAAATCAAGAAAGAGATTGCCGAATTGCGCAACCAAGCTGATGCCCTGCTGTACAGCTATGAATCAACGATCAAAAACCATGGCATTACCTTGACCCCGGATCTGCGAGCACGGATTGAGCCAGTGGTTCAGAGTATGCAGGCAGCAATGGTGGATGACAACATTACCCCCGATGAAATTCGCAAGCGAATGGAAGCCCTGCAGCAAGCCTTGGTCACCTTGGGATCTGTGGTGTATCAACAGACCGCAGGCGGTTCAATGATGACCTCAACCCCGACAATGGGGGGGGCTACGATTAGTTCCCAAGCCACTCAAGTTTTAGATAGTGATGCCACAATGATCAGCGATAATGAAGAAACAGTTGTTTCAGATTATGAAGCGGTTGATTAA
- the dnaJ gene encoding molecular chaperone DnaJ, which yields MARDFYEILGVSRSADAEELKRAYRRLARKYHPDVNKEPGAEEKFKEINRAYEVLSDPQARANYDRFGETGVSGVGAAGFSDFGIGDMGGFADIFETFFGGGFGGFTTSGRRQQGPTRGEDLRYDLKLEFREAVFGGEKEIRVNHLETCKTCQGSGAKPGTRPVTCSTCGGMGQVRRSARTPFGSFTQLTTCPTCGGAGVVIEDRCESCGGQGHVQVSKKLKITIPAGVDNGTRLRVSGEGDAGLRGGPPGDLYVYLFVEPDPEFQREGNNILSRIKISYLQAILGCRIAVNTVDGEAELKIPAGTQPGTVLVLEGRGVPRVGNPVARGDHLITVDVEIPTHISHEERELLEKLAKIRGERMGKGGLEGFLGSLFGG from the coding sequence ATGGCTCGTGATTTCTATGAGATCTTGGGTGTCTCACGCTCTGCGGATGCTGAAGAATTAAAACGAGCCTATCGGCGCTTGGCTCGCAAGTATCACCCCGATGTCAACAAAGAACCGGGCGCTGAAGAAAAGTTCAAGGAAATCAACCGCGCCTACGAGGTGCTCTCGGATCCCCAAGCGCGAGCCAACTACGATCGCTTTGGTGAAACCGGGGTCAGTGGTGTCGGCGCTGCTGGCTTCAGTGACTTTGGCATTGGTGACATGGGTGGCTTCGCCGATATTTTTGAAACCTTCTTTGGGGGTGGATTTGGTGGATTTACCACCAGTGGGCGGCGACAGCAGGGGCCAACCCGCGGTGAAGATCTGCGCTATGACCTCAAACTGGAATTTCGCGAAGCCGTTTTTGGGGGCGAGAAGGAAATTCGTGTTAATCATTTGGAAACTTGCAAGACCTGTCAAGGGAGTGGGGCAAAGCCCGGTACGCGGCCAGTGACCTGTAGTACTTGCGGGGGAATGGGTCAAGTGCGGCGATCGGCACGGACCCCCTTCGGCAGTTTTACGCAATTGACCACTTGTCCGACCTGTGGTGGCGCTGGGGTGGTGATTGAGGATCGCTGCGAGTCCTGCGGCGGTCAGGGCCATGTCCAAGTGAGCAAAAAGTTGAAAATTACGATTCCTGCTGGAGTTGATAATGGCACGCGGCTACGGGTCTCTGGTGAAGGGGATGCCGGTCTACGGGGAGGCCCACCCGGGGATCTCTACGTTTATCTTTTTGTTGAACCAGATCCGGAGTTTCAGCGCGAAGGTAACAATATCCTGTCGCGGATTAAAATTAGCTACCTGCAAGCGATTCTCGGCTGTCGGATTGCGGTGAATACGGTGGATGGGGAAGCCGAACTGAAGATTCCCGCCGGGACTCAACCCGGCACTGTGTTGGTTTTAGAGGGTCGAGGTGTCCCTCGGGTGGGCAATCCTGTGGCGCGGGGCGATCACCTCATTACCGTTGATGTGGAAATTCCCACCCATATCAGTCATGAGGAGCGAGAACTCTTGGAGAAATTGGCGAAAATTCGCGGCGAGCGCATGGGCAAAGGCGGATTAGAAGGCTTCCTCGGCAGCTTATTTGGTGGCTAG
- a CDS encoding M48 family metallopeptidase translates to MLTEVLTALEQGNFQQAEQLLAALSPEDPRVLLCRGQLYLKKERLEEAEADFRQLLRLNCGPKLTQMARCGLEKIEQIRQQQRQQAILETHAVVGVEQQGVLILEGVAAVEQRTILARLLATMFKIDPYTARLLIPSRGWRLIRTGNFAELTVYCQELKRQGFALFCVPFEALTAIPVLQVRYFAALDPQPRVVCTSSLSPEPVELTFAWSQVSQRVEGLLPIFEQVFDRDRQGKVTRKEQIQDHAQCCDLHLFEENQILRFYRGGYQFHQGIPLNQVATVISSDLDLDQNTSWVKWRQLSSLWQQHCGDRPVWQDFTSFAETALDFTELLSKIPPHINLFRREDSPWDAAFMLYSSLAFHRARSGSNR, encoded by the coding sequence ATGCTGACTGAGGTCTTGACCGCACTGGAGCAAGGAAATTTCCAACAGGCGGAACAATTGCTCGCAGCCTTGTCTCCTGAGGATCCCCGTGTGCTGTTGTGCCGAGGTCAACTCTATCTCAAGAAAGAGCGACTAGAGGAGGCTGAGGCAGACTTTCGCCAATTACTGCGGCTGAACTGTGGCCCCAAGCTGACGCAAATGGCTCGGTGTGGCCTCGAAAAAATCGAGCAAATTCGCCAACAGCAGCGGCAACAGGCCATTTTAGAAACCCATGCCGTGGTGGGAGTCGAGCAGCAGGGCGTTCTGATCCTTGAAGGGGTGGCTGCTGTTGAGCAGCGGACGATCCTTGCTCGTCTTTTGGCCACCATGTTTAAGATTGACCCCTACACGGCGCGACTGTTGATTCCGTCGCGGGGCTGGCGGTTGATCCGCACGGGCAACTTTGCGGAACTCACGGTCTATTGCCAAGAGCTGAAACGACAGGGCTTTGCCCTCTTTTGTGTTCCGTTTGAAGCGCTGACAGCAATACCGGTCTTGCAGGTACGTTATTTTGCGGCCTTAGACCCACAGCCTCGTGTGGTCTGTACCAGTTCCCTATCGCCGGAGCCAGTGGAGCTGACATTTGCGTGGTCGCAGGTGAGCCAGCGGGTGGAAGGATTACTGCCCATTTTTGAGCAGGTGTTTGATCGCGATCGCCAAGGTAAGGTGACTCGCAAAGAACAAATTCAGGATCATGCTCAATGCTGTGATCTCCACCTCTTTGAGGAAAATCAAATTCTACGTTTTTATCGCGGGGGCTACCAGTTTCACCAAGGCATTCCCTTGAACCAAGTGGCAACAGTTATCTCTAGTGATTTGGATTTGGATCAAAACACCTCATGGGTGAAGTGGCGGCAGTTGTCGAGCCTCTGGCAGCAGCACTGTGGCGATCGCCCCGTATGGCAAGACTTCACCAGCTTTGCAGAAACCGCCTTGGACTTTACAGAACTCCTGAGTAAAATTCCCCCCCACATTAACCTCTTTCGCCGTGAGGACAGTCCTTGGGATGCCGCCTTCATGCTCTACAGCAGTTTGGCCTTTCACCGTGCCCGCAGTGGCAGCAACCGCTAA
- a CDS encoding DUF502 domain-containing protein: protein MLHRLQQAIKNDLIAGLLVVIPLATTIWLSISVSSWVLDLLTRIPKQVNPFKTWHPLLVDLLNVAVGIAVPLTGILLIGLMARNIFGQWLLNTGESILKRIPLAGTIYKVLQQLLETILRDSRDRFRRVVLVEYPRPGLWAVAFVTGTINGSLQTVFSEPMLSLFIPSSPNPTTGWYVIASERDVRDLDISIEDAFKLIISGGIVTPGSAPTSTLSPAPASLR, encoded by the coding sequence GTGCTGCACCGACTCCAACAAGCAATTAAAAATGATCTCATCGCTGGTCTGCTGGTGGTGATCCCGCTGGCAACAACGATTTGGCTATCGATTTCTGTTTCTAGTTGGGTGTTGGATCTCCTCACCCGTATTCCCAAGCAAGTGAATCCCTTCAAAACATGGCACCCCCTGCTGGTGGATCTGCTCAATGTGGCAGTGGGCATTGCTGTGCCCTTAACAGGGATCTTGCTCATTGGCTTGATGGCACGCAATATCTTTGGCCAGTGGCTCTTGAACACAGGTGAGAGCATTCTCAAGCGCATTCCCTTGGCAGGCACCATTTATAAAGTGCTGCAACAACTCCTAGAGACGATTCTGCGGGACTCGCGCGATCGCTTTCGGCGGGTGGTGCTCGTAGAATATCCGCGTCCGGGTCTGTGGGCCGTGGCCTTTGTCACTGGCACAATTAATGGTTCATTGCAAACGGTCTTTTCCGAGCCGATGTTAAGTCTATTTATCCCCTCATCCCCTAACCCCACCACCGGTTGGTATGTGATTGCCAGTGAGCGGGATGTGCGAGATCTGGATATTTCGATCGAGGATGCCTTTAAGCTGATTATTTCCGGGGGGATTGTGACACCGGGATCGGCTCCGACCTCGACCCTGTCCCCCGCCCCTGCTTCGTTGCGTTAA
- the nusB gene encoding transcription antitermination factor NusB, producing MITARRVARELALLSAAQVLRQPKLLDESDCRSLILTAVRTLASDVRDTLEQAGTELSESQRLLHHSEFQLPHLEKAQMVLQDALKRAEKGLNKIGAALDLPEILYFAHQEEVQTYAIALLRCLQRHQTEIQELVNRSMVDWQLERLTHLDRAIIEIAVAEMRYLDVAKQVAINEAIELAKRYSDQGSHRFINGVLRRISEALDTAQAATGN from the coding sequence ATGATTACTGCTCGTCGTGTTGCCCGTGAATTGGCGTTGCTGAGTGCCGCTCAGGTGTTACGCCAACCGAAACTGCTCGATGAAAGTGACTGCCGCAGCTTGATCCTGACAGCCGTACGTACGCTGGCGAGTGATGTGCGCGATACCCTCGAACAGGCCGGCACTGAACTTAGTGAAAGTCAGCGACTGCTCCACCACAGTGAGTTTCAGTTGCCCCACCTCGAAAAGGCACAGATGGTGCTTCAAGATGCCCTCAAGCGGGCGGAAAAGGGCTTGAACAAAATAGGCGCTGCTCTCGATTTACCCGAAATTCTCTACTTTGCCCATCAAGAGGAAGTTCAAACCTACGCGATCGCCCTACTGCGCTGTTTGCAGCGACACCAAACGGAGATTCAAGAACTGGTGAATCGCTCAATGGTGGATTGGCAACTGGAGCGACTGACGCACTTAGATCGCGCCATTATTGAAATTGCCGTCGCAGAGATGCGCTATCTTGACGTGGCGAAGCAAGTGGCGATCAACGAGGCCATTGAACTGGCCAAACGCTACAGCGATCAGGGCAGCCACCGCTTTATCAATGGCGTGCTGCGGCGGATCAGTGAAGCCCTTGACACGGCTCAGGCGGCCACTGGTAACTGA
- the aroB gene encoding 3-dehydroquinate synthase, with protein sequence MTTLIPVPLGEHSYRIAIGANTRRQLPALLAEHTPLTPKAPALIVSNPQIWRHYGTDVQEALTQAGWQVTPCILPAGERYKTLRTVEKIYDAALTQRLERGSTLFALGGGVIGDMTGFAAATWLRGIAVVQIPTSLLAMVDAAIGGKTGVNHPQGKNLIGAFHQPRLVVIDPDVLATLPPREFRAGMAEVIKYGVIWDAKLFDLLSQLPRLDRMAALPAEQLLQILQRSCQAKVDVVSKDEREAGLRAILNYGHTIGHALESMGNYRLLNHGEAVAIGMIAAGELAVALGYWSAEAAAQRALILKAKLPTTIPAHFDVEGLLALLQHDKKVQAQKVRFILPTAIGHVEIFDQVPTELIRETLHRLQA encoded by the coding sequence ATGACGACGCTGATTCCCGTTCCCCTTGGTGAACACTCCTACCGAATTGCCATTGGTGCCAACACACGGCGACAGTTGCCCGCACTTTTGGCCGAACATACGCCCTTGACACCGAAAGCCCCTGCCCTCATCGTTTCCAATCCACAAATTTGGCGGCACTACGGCACGGATGTGCAAGAGGCATTAACGCAAGCGGGCTGGCAGGTCACCCCCTGTATTCTCCCAGCAGGGGAACGCTACAAAACCCTCAGAACTGTTGAAAAGATTTATGATGCTGCCCTGACTCAGCGTTTAGAGCGGGGTTCCACCCTCTTTGCCCTAGGAGGTGGTGTGATTGGGGACATGACTGGCTTTGCAGCGGCTACTTGGTTGCGGGGCATTGCGGTGGTGCAGATTCCCACGAGTCTCTTGGCAATGGTGGATGCAGCGATTGGCGGGAAAACAGGGGTGAACCATCCCCAAGGCAAAAATCTCATTGGTGCCTTTCATCAACCCCGTCTTGTGGTCATTGATCCCGATGTTTTGGCAACCCTGCCCCCCAGAGAATTCCGGGCTGGCATGGCAGAGGTAATTAAGTACGGCGTGATTTGGGATGCTAAGCTATTCGATTTGTTGAGTCAGTTGCCGCGCTTGGATCGCATGGCTGCTTTGCCTGCTGAGCAGTTGCTCCAAATCCTGCAGCGTTCCTGCCAAGCGAAGGTGGATGTGGTGAGCAAGGATGAGCGGGAAGCGGGTCTGCGCGCCATTTTGAATTACGGGCACACCATTGGCCATGCCTTGGAAAGTATGGGCAACTATCGTCTTTTGAATCACGGCGAGGCGGTGGCCATTGGTATGATTGCCGCTGGCGAACTGGCGGTGGCCTTGGGGTATTGGTCAGCGGAAGCCGCCGCCCAACGGGCACTGATTCTCAAAGCAAAACTACCGACAACGATCCCGGCTCACTTTGATGTCGAGGGACTGCTGGCACTCCTTCAGCATGACAAGAAGGTTCAGGCGCAAAAGGTGCGGTTTATTCTCCCCACTGCCATTGGCCATGTGGAAATTTTTGATCAGGTGCCGACCGAACTGATTCGAGAGACGCTCCATCGGCTCCAAGCCTAG
- a CDS encoding AmpG family muropeptide MFS transporter, giving the protein MAGIGAALRVFQSRKMAALLLLGFSSGLPLFLTSRTLQAWMTVEGIDLTAIGLFSLVGLPYSLKFLWSPLLDRYTIPFLGRRRGWLLLIQVLLLGAIALMAVQDPSTSLRLLAVNAFAIAFLSASQDIAVDAYRADVLEPLEMGAGAGIYVLGYRIALLVTGSLALILADQLPWPVVYVLMALLMLVGMVTTLWAPEPEVHPPAPPSLAQAVIRPFLDFFQRYGWGTGLIILLFICLYRLGDALTGNMMTPFLLQQGFSQTQIGAVQGGVGLIATIVGALAGGAAISQIGIHRALWIMGGLQASSNISYFVLANAGTNPTVMVAAISIDNFCAGLAIAALTALLMSLCNPQFSATQYALLSSLFAFSRDILAAPAGKAAEIMGWPLFFLFTIGAALPALLLLPFFAPWQAKPAFPRPGSDD; this is encoded by the coding sequence ATGGCAGGAATCGGCGCAGCCCTACGGGTTTTTCAAAGTCGCAAAATGGCGGCACTGCTCTTGTTGGGGTTCTCGTCAGGGTTGCCCCTGTTTCTCACCAGCCGAACACTGCAAGCATGGATGACTGTTGAGGGCATTGACTTGACCGCCATTGGCCTCTTTAGCCTAGTGGGGTTGCCCTACTCACTGAAATTTCTCTGGTCCCCCTTGCTAGATCGCTATACGATTCCCTTTTTGGGACGGCGGCGGGGCTGGTTACTGCTGATTCAGGTGCTCCTCTTGGGGGCGATCGCCCTCATGGCGGTACAGGATCCCAGTACGAGCCTGCGGCTGTTGGCGGTGAATGCCTTCGCCATTGCCTTCTTGAGCGCCAGCCAAGATATTGCCGTGGATGCCTACCGTGCCGATGTCCTAGAACCCCTTGAAATGGGGGCGGGTGCGGGTATTTACGTCCTTGGCTATCGCATTGCGCTCTTGGTCACGGGTTCCCTAGCCCTAATCCTTGCGGATCAACTGCCCTGGCCCGTGGTTTACGTCCTAATGGCGCTGCTGATGCTAGTGGGCATGGTCACTACCCTTTGGGCACCGGAACCCGAAGTCCATCCCCCGGCTCCTCCTTCATTGGCGCAAGCAGTGATTCGCCCCTTCCTTGACTTTTTCCAGCGCTACGGCTGGGGAACGGGGCTGATTATTCTGCTCTTTATCTGCCTCTACCGCTTGGGGGATGCCCTCACAGGGAACATGATGACCCCTTTTCTGTTGCAGCAGGGCTTTAGCCAAACCCAAATTGGCGCGGTGCAAGGGGGTGTGGGGTTGATTGCCACCATTGTTGGTGCCCTTGCCGGCGGGGCAGCCATCAGTCAAATCGGTATTCACCGTGCTCTGTGGATCATGGGGGGATTGCAAGCCTCCAGCAATATCTCCTACTTTGTTTTGGCCAATGCCGGTACCAATCCAACGGTGATGGTGGCCGCGATCAGTATTGATAACTTCTGTGCGGGGCTGGCGATCGCTGCTCTGACGGCTCTCTTAATGAGCCTCTGCAACCCCCAGTTTAGTGCAACGCAGTATGCGCTGCTCTCCAGTCTGTTTGCCTTTAGTCGGGATATACTAGCAGCCCCTGCGGGCAAAGCGGCAGAGATCATGGGGTGGCCGCTCTTTTTTCTCTTTACGATTGGCGCTGCATTACCAGCCCTGCTGCTTTTGCCGTTTTTTGCCCCTTGGCAAGCGAAGCCAGCCTTTCCCCGCCCCGGCAGTGATGACTGA